One part of the Methanomassiliicoccales archaeon genome encodes these proteins:
- the rnhB gene encoding ribonuclease HII produces MDDTMICGIDEAGRGPILGPMVVAAVAVNDDSSLRCLNVKDSKKLSPSRRSELAIAIRRMARVEAIVIDVDEIDRAVEVHCLNELEAEKFSEIINRLRPQRAYIDAADTDLERFKMLILSRLMCGAELVCEHKADEIYPVVSAASIIAKTMRDTIIKKIEAELNQPIGSGYPSDPITRAFLNEWINTNGELPPYTRRSWATAKRAFAVVKNSKIDEWMDEDDIEGTVE; encoded by the coding sequence ATGGACGATACAATGATCTGCGGCATCGATGAAGCGGGCAGGGGGCCGATTCTCGGGCCGATGGTTGTTGCAGCAGTTGCGGTTAATGATGATTCTTCACTGCGATGTCTGAATGTGAAGGATTCAAAGAAGTTGAGCCCCTCAAGACGATCAGAGCTCGCCATTGCCATAAGAAGAATGGCACGTGTAGAAGCAATAGTGATCGATGTTGATGAAATTGATCGTGCCGTCGAAGTACATTGCCTCAACGAACTCGAAGCAGAAAAATTTTCAGAGATCATTAACAGATTGCGGCCACAGCGTGCATATATAGATGCCGCCGACACGGACCTGGAACGTTTCAAAATGCTTATCCTGAGCCGATTGATGTGCGGAGCCGAATTAGTATGTGAACATAAAGCCGATGAAATTTATCCAGTTGTCTCGGCTGCCTCGATCATTGCAAAGACGATGAGAGATACCATAATAAAGAAAATTGAGGCTGAATTGAATCAACCAATTGGTAGCGGTTATCCCTCCGATCCCATTACTAGAGCTTTCCTTAATGAATGGATAAATACAAACGGAGAATTGCCGCCTTACACAAGACGTTCATGGGCTACAGCAAAAAGAGCCTTTGCTGTGGTCAAGAATTCAAAGATCGATGAATGGATGGATGAAGATGACATTGAAGGAACTGTTGAATGA
- the glpK gene encoding glycerol kinase GlpK, producing MSKFVGAIDQGTTGTRFALFDHSGNLVASAYEEHTQIFPRPGWVEHNPIEIWQKTKKVIKDVFERNKIDARDVAAIGVTNQRETTILWDRKTGQPVYNAIVWQCRRTAEMCDRLTKDGYSEMIREKTGLVVDSYFSGTKIKWLMDNVNGVAEKAKRGEILFGNIDTWLIWKLTGKHITDYSNASRTMLFNISKCRWDTEILELLGIPESILPEVRPSSDRQIYGMTSPSEFMGASIPVCGDLGDQQAALFGQTCFDAGETKNTYGTGCFMLMNIGAKITQSKSGLLTTIAFKLADKPVQYALEGSIFITGAAIQWLRDGLKIIERASDTERMAQCVQDSGGVYFVPAFVGLGAPYWDPYARGMIIGITGGTRREHIVRATLESICYQTRDVLETMNAESGIPLKTLRVDGGAVKNNFLCQLQADILGVQVLRPTVQETTALGAAYAAGLAIGFWKDLEELRNNWIIDRTFVPMMNKEKREEGYANWKRAVQRAMNWAGR from the coding sequence ATGTCCAAGTTTGTCGGAGCTATTGATCAAGGAACAACGGGAACCCGATTCGCATTATTCGATCATTCGGGCAATCTCGTCGCCTCCGCGTATGAAGAGCATACACAAATTTTCCCGAGACCAGGATGGGTCGAGCACAACCCCATAGAAATATGGCAGAAAACAAAGAAGGTAATCAAAGATGTATTTGAGAGGAATAAGATTGATGCAAGGGATGTGGCAGCAATTGGTGTCACCAATCAGAGGGAAACGACTATCCTTTGGGATCGCAAGACAGGTCAACCAGTTTATAATGCAATTGTCTGGCAATGCCGCAGGACAGCAGAGATGTGCGATCGGCTCACAAAGGACGGATACTCAGAGATGATCCGTGAGAAGACTGGGCTAGTCGTCGATTCATATTTTTCTGGGACAAAAATCAAGTGGTTAATGGATAATGTGAATGGAGTTGCGGAAAAGGCAAAAAGGGGCGAGATTCTTTTCGGAAACATCGATACTTGGCTCATATGGAAGCTGACTGGTAAGCATATAACAGATTATTCTAATGCGTCTCGGACGATGCTTTTTAATATATCGAAGTGCCGGTGGGACACCGAGATTCTTGAATTATTGGGTATCCCCGAATCCATTCTTCCAGAGGTAAGGCCATCAAGTGATCGTCAAATCTACGGAATGACGTCACCATCGGAATTCATGGGCGCGAGTATCCCAGTTTGCGGAGATCTCGGAGACCAACAGGCCGCACTATTCGGCCAAACTTGCTTTGATGCTGGTGAGACGAAGAACACTTACGGTACTGGTTGTTTCATGCTGATGAATATCGGTGCAAAGATAACGCAATCGAAGAGCGGACTACTAACAACGATCGCTTTCAAGTTGGCAGATAAACCTGTTCAATACGCACTAGAAGGTTCAATCTTCATAACTGGCGCTGCGATCCAATGGTTAAGAGATGGTCTAAAGATCATCGAGAGAGCTTCGGATACTGAGAGAATGGCACAATGTGTCCAAGACTCTGGAGGCGTGTATTTCGTACCAGCGTTTGTTGGTCTTGGCGCACCGTATTGGGACCCATATGCGAGGGGTATGATCATAGGGATTACGGGAGGTACAAGACGGGAACACATCGTTCGTGCAACACTGGAATCAATATGCTATCAGACGAGAGATGTGCTTGAGACCATGAACGCAGAGTCCGGCATCCCCCTGAAGACACTGAGGGTAGATGGGGGCGCTGTGAAAAACAATTTCTTATGTCAGCTCCAAGCGGACATTCTTGGCGTCCAGGTCCTCAGGCCTACGGTGCAGGAAACGACGGCTCTCGGAGCTGCTTATGCGGCAGGTCTTGCGATTGGTTTTTGGAAAGATCTCGAGGAATTGAGGAACAATTGGATAATAGACAGAACATTCGTCCCGATGATGAACAAAGAAAAGAGAGAGGAAGGATACGCAAATTGGAAGAGGGCTGTCCAGAGGGCAATGAATTGGGCCGGAAGATAA
- a CDS encoding SCP2 sterol-binding domain-containing protein, with protein sequence MTLKELLNDSINKFNKKVSSDAQLQKELIGIRKKVLIDLGSEKYNFSLEENRISSVNDGEIADPDITVFSDPETFSGILSGRIKPMKAYALRKIRIKGSLEDLMHLRKLF encoded by the coding sequence ATGACATTGAAGGAACTGTTGAATGACTCGATCAACAAATTCAACAAGAAGGTCAGCAGTGACGCGCAATTGCAAAAAGAATTAATCGGGATCAGGAAGAAAGTTCTGATCGATCTCGGTTCGGAAAAATACAATTTTTCGCTTGAAGAAAACAGGATTTCATCAGTAAATGACGGCGAGATCGCAGATCCCGATATAACGGTTTTTTCCGACCCAGAGACATTCAGTGGTATTCTCAGCGGAAGAATCAAACCGATGAAGGCATATGCCCTACGGAAAATCCGCATCAAGGGATCGCTCGAAGATCTGATGCACCTTCGAAAACTCTTTTGA